The Flavobacterium sp. 20NA77.7 genome includes the window ATAAATTACCTTTTAAATATGGATACGAACAAACATTTTTCCCGATTGTTCAAGGAAGTACATATAAAGATTTACGTCAGCAATCTGCTGAATATATTGCAAATGCAGGTGCTCAAGGAAATGCTATTGGAGGATTATCTGTAGGTGAGCCTGCCGAAGAAATGTACGCCATGACGGAAGTGGTTACGGCTATTTTACCAGAAGATAAACCTAGGTATTTAATGGGAGTTGGTACTCCTATAAATATATTAGAAAATATAGCCTTAGGAATTGATATGTTTGATTGTGTTATGCCGACTAGAAATGCTAGGAACGGCATGTTGTTTACAGCATATGGGTCAATTAATATCAAAAATAAAAAATGGGAAGCTGATTTTTCGCCTATTGATGAAATGGGACATACATTTGTTGATTTAGAATACTCAAAAGCCTATTTAAGACATCTTTTTTCAGCTAACGAATTTTTAGGTAAACAAATAGCAACCATTCATAATTTAGGTTTTTACATGTGGTTAGTTCGTGAAGCTAGAAAACAAATTATAGCAGGAACGTTTAGACAATGGAAAGATAAAATGGTAGTGCAAATGAACCAACGTTTATAAATTAAGGTTTAGTAAATGAAAATATTAGATTGGTATATATTAAAACGGTATTTGATTACTTTTTCAGTAATGATAGTAATGTTCATTCCTATTGGAATCATTATTGATGTCTCTGAAAAAATTAATCGAATGATTGAAAACAAGGTGGCATTTAAAGATGTAGCCGTCTATTACGCTGGTTTTACGGTTTATTTTGCTAATTTATTATTCCCTATTTTTCTTTTTCTATCTATAATTTGGTTTACATCTAAACTAGCAAATAACTCAGAAATCATATCTATTTTGAGTTCGGGAATTTCTTTTAATAGATTCTTAAAGCCTTATTTGATAGGTGCTTCAATAATTTCACTAGGGGTGCTGTTAATGGGTTTTTTTATTTTGCCAAAAGCCAGTGAAAAATATTGGGATTTTAGATATACCTATTTAATCAAGAATCAAGAAAATATTCAATCGGCAGATATTTTTAAACAATTATCTAAAAACGAATATATTTATGTGGCCAATTTTAATGTGCTTTCAAAAACAGGCTTTGATGTAGTGTATGAAAAATTTGAAGGTAATAAATTAGCTTATAAAATTACGGCAAACCGAATGAAATATAATGAGCGCACTAAGGATTATACGTTATTTGGTTATGTGAAAAGGAATATTGGTATTCAAAATGATTCGTTCGAGAAAGTAGAACGAAAAACAATCAAATTGAATGTTACGCCAAAAGATTTAACCCCCACAATATATGTGGGAGAAACGATGAATGTATTTGAACTCTATGACTATATCAATAGAGAAAAGAGTAGAGGAAATGCAAAAGTCGATGTGTATTTAGTCGTTTTATATAAACGCTTTAGTAATCCTATTTCGGCCTTTATATTAACCATTATTGCTGTTGCGGTATCGGCTATGAAGCGTAGAGGAGGAATGGGTATAAATTTAGCAATAGGTATTAGTATTGCTTTCGCATTTATTTTCTTTGATAAAATATTTGTCAATTTAGCTGAAAAATCAAGTATTCCTCCTATTGTAGCTGTATGGCTTCCCAATGTGTTATTTGGAATATTAGCTTATTATTTGCTTAAAAATGCCAAACGATAATTTAAAACACTACCTTCATTTACACATTATTGTGTTCATTTGGGGATTTACAGCTATTTTGGGCGCCTTAATTTCCTTAGATGCTTTACCACTTGTTTGGTGGAGAATGTTACTAGCTGTTTTGTTAATTTTTATTTATATTTTCTTTAAAAAACAATCGCTGGCAATAAGACTTAGAGATATTTTGTTATTGCTGTTATCTGGTTTAATCATTGCCGTACATTGGTTTACTTTTTTTAAGGCAATTAAGATTTCCAACATATCTATTACCTTAGCTTGTTTGGCAACAGGCGCACTCTTTGCTTCTTTTTTAGAACCATTATTTTACAGGACAAAAATAGTTTGGTACGAACTTTTATTCGGTTTATTGGTACTTGTAGGTTTATATTTTGTTATAGATGCTTCCGAACCCAATTTTATTGAAAATAGTTTGCATTCCAATATTTCAAATACCATGTTAGGAGTGTTTACCGCTTTAACTTCTGCTTTTTTATCAGCATTATTTTCAGTAATAAACGGACAATTCGCAAAACGAATTCAACCTACTATTATTTCATTTTATGAACTTTTGGGAGGAGTGTTATTTTTTACACTATTTTTAGCCTTAAATGGACAATTCACAAGCTCTTTTTTTATGTTGAAAACTGAAGATTTGTTTTGGTTGTTTATTCTAGCGTCTATTTGTACCGCTTATGCGTTTATTGCTTCGGTAGGTGTAATGAAATATTTATCACCCTACACCGTAATGCTTACAATTAATTTAGAGCCTGTGTATGGAATAGCTTTAGCTGTAGCTATTTTTGAAGCCAAAGAAAAAATGGGACTGGGATTTTATGTAGGCGCAACCATTATACTTATCACCGTCATTCTGAATGGCTTAATACGAAGTAGGAAAAAAAATGAGTAGTTTTATTTTATAAAATTTATTCAAGTTACATTAAAATTATATCTTTGTAGTTACAAACAAATTAAACAAAATTACTTTTATGGAATATTTAGATTTTGAATTACCAATAAAAGAGCTTGAAGATCAGCTGGATAAATGTGTTGTGATAGGTCAAGAGTCTAGTGTTGATGTGTCAGATACATGTAAACAAATTGAAAAAAAATTAGAAGAAACGAAACGAAATATTTATAAAAATCTAACGGCTTGGCAACGTGTACAATTGTCTCGTCACCCAAGTAGACCTTATACGTTAGAGCATATTACAAATCTAACTAACGGAACTTTTTTAGAGCTTTTCGGAGACAGAGGTTTTAAAGATGACAAAGCAATGATTGGGGGGTTAGGTAAGATTAATGGACAATCCTATATGATTATTGGTCAGCAAAAAGGTATAAATACCAAGATGCGTCAATACAGAAATTTTGGAATGGCTAATCCAGAAGGGTATAGAAAAGCGTTACGTTTAATGAAAATGGCTGAAAAATTTGGCATTCCAGTAGTAACATTAATTGATACTCCCGGGGCTTATCCAGGTTTAGAAGCTGAAGAGCGTGGACAAGGAGAAGCAATTGCAAGAAATATTTTAGAAATGGTTCGCTTAAAAACACCTATTATTACTGTAATTATAGGCGAAGGAGCTTCAGGTGGTGCGTTAGGAATAGGTGTAGGTGATAGAGTATATATGTTAGAAAACACATGGTATTCTGTAATTTCACCAGAATCTTGTTCGTCTATCTTGTGGAGAAGTTGGGAATTTAAGGAACAAGCTGCTGAAGCACTTAAATTAACTTCTTATGACATGAAGAAGAATAAACTAATCGACGACATTATTCCAGAACCTCTTGGCGGTGCTCATTTTGATAGAGAAACTACTTTTAAGACGGTGGAGCAATACATTACAAAAGCCTATAACGAATTAAAAGATTTATCAACGGCTGAATTAGTAGCACAACGTATGGATAAATACAGCAAAATGGGAGAGTTTAAAGAAAAATAAAATTTAAATTTTCTATAATTAAACTATCAAATCCGAAGCTAATCACTTCGGATTTTTTTAACATATTAACAAACAAAAATAACTTGTCAACAGGTTAATTTGATAAGTAAATGATAACCCTATTTTAAAAAAGACTATATTCGCTTTATGGAAAAATCAATACAAATAAGCCCCATAAAAGTAGATAAAAGTACATTAATCAATTTAGAAAAAGGCAAACTACCACCACAAGCTGTAGATGTAGAAGAAGCGGTATTAGGAGCCATGATGATTGATAAAAAAGGTACAGATGAAGTAATTGATATACTGCATCCAGAAGCTTTTTATAAGGATGCTCATAAGTATATTTTTGAAGCAATTGTACAATTGTTTCATAACTCTCCTCCACAACCAATTGACTTATTAACAGTTTCTGCTCAATTAAAAAGAAATGGAAAATTAGAATTGGCAGGAGGCGATTTGTATCTTATTCAGTTAACACAAAAAATTGCTTCTTCCGCACACATTAATTTTCACGCAAGAATTATTCTTCAAAAATTTATCC containing:
- the tgt gene encoding tRNA guanosine(34) transglycosylase Tgt — translated: MKFDLVKKDTQSQARAGVMTTDHGVIETPIFMPVGTVASVKGVHQRELKNDINPDIILGNTYHLYLRPQTSILEQAGGLHKFMNWDRNILTDSGGYQVYSLSSNRKIKEEGVKFKSHIDGSYHFFSPESVMEIQRTIGADIIMAFDECTPYPCDYRYAQRSMHMTHRWLDRCINHLDKLPFKYGYEQTFFPIVQGSTYKDLRQQSAEYIANAGAQGNAIGGLSVGEPAEEMYAMTEVVTAILPEDKPRYLMGVGTPINILENIALGIDMFDCVMPTRNARNGMLFTAYGSINIKNKKWEADFSPIDEMGHTFVDLEYSKAYLRHLFSANEFLGKQIATIHNLGFYMWLVREARKQIIAGTFRQWKDKMVVQMNQRL
- a CDS encoding acetyl-CoA carboxylase carboxyltransferase subunit alpha, producing MEYLDFELPIKELEDQLDKCVVIGQESSVDVSDTCKQIEKKLEETKRNIYKNLTAWQRVQLSRHPSRPYTLEHITNLTNGTFLELFGDRGFKDDKAMIGGLGKINGQSYMIIGQQKGINTKMRQYRNFGMANPEGYRKALRLMKMAEKFGIPVVTLIDTPGAYPGLEAEERGQGEAIARNILEMVRLKTPIITVIIGEGASGGALGIGVGDRVYMLENTWYSVISPESCSSILWRSWEFKEQAAEALKLTSYDMKKNKLIDDIIPEPLGGAHFDRETTFKTVEQYITKAYNELKDLSTAELVAQRMDKYSKMGEFKEK
- a CDS encoding LptF/LptG family permease, whose protein sequence is MKILDWYILKRYLITFSVMIVMFIPIGIIIDVSEKINRMIENKVAFKDVAVYYAGFTVYFANLLFPIFLFLSIIWFTSKLANNSEIISILSSGISFNRFLKPYLIGASIISLGVLLMGFFILPKASEKYWDFRYTYLIKNQENIQSADIFKQLSKNEYIYVANFNVLSKTGFDVVYEKFEGNKLAYKITANRMKYNERTKDYTLFGYVKRNIGIQNDSFEKVERKTIKLNVTPKDLTPTIYVGETMNVFELYDYINREKSRGNAKVDVYLVVLYKRFSNPISAFILTIIAVAVSAMKRRGGMGINLAIGISIAFAFIFFDKIFVNLAEKSSIPPIVAVWLPNVLFGILAYYLLKNAKR
- a CDS encoding DMT family transporter — protein: MPNDNLKHYLHLHIIVFIWGFTAILGALISLDALPLVWWRMLLAVLLIFIYIFFKKQSLAIRLRDILLLLLSGLIIAVHWFTFFKAIKISNISITLACLATGALFASFLEPLFYRTKIVWYELLFGLLVLVGLYFVIDASEPNFIENSLHSNISNTMLGVFTALTSAFLSALFSVINGQFAKRIQPTIISFYELLGGVLFFTLFLALNGQFTSSFFMLKTEDLFWLFILASICTAYAFIASVGVMKYLSPYTVMLTINLEPVYGIALAVAIFEAKEKMGLGFYVGATIILITVILNGLIRSRKKNE